A single Epinephelus fuscoguttatus linkage group LG13, E.fuscoguttatus.final_Chr_v1 DNA region contains:
- the ercc1 gene encoding DNA excision repair protein ERCC-1, with protein sequence MKKRFNINLDDSAFTKERAPPKPQFPASFKAGQSTSASTSSPVKPASEPAHQPFSYAEYIVQSKSNVAAPAKRDGPPKPLRTEDVGVNNLKQSGAESVSSAPGGCETAQDCAKGTEGGSEDVKKSEETVAATDQKEGNCQRSDPSLGPKPVGSGSSIIVSPRQRGNPILKYVRSVPWEFGEVVPDYVLGQTTCALFLSLRYHNLNPNYIHERLKQLGQTFTLRVLLVQVDVKDPHHALKELARICIMADCTLILAWSPEEAGRYLETYKSYEKKPADALKEQVEKNYLSKVTDCLTTVKSINKTDAMTLLSTFSSVDGIINASKEDLVLCPGLGPQKARRLYDVLHKPFLKSKTKDS encoded by the exons ATGAAGAAGAGGTTTAATATCAATCTGGACGACTCCGCTTTCACCAAAGAAAGAGCACcg CCAAAACCGCAGTTTCCAGCTTCATTCAAAGCTGGACAGAGCACATCTGCCTCAACTTCATCACCAGTAAAGCCTGCCTCTGAGCCCGCTCACCAGCCATTTTCATATGCAGAATATATCGTCCAGAGTAAAAGCAATGTGGCTGCTCCTGCTAAGAGAGACGGTCCCCCCAAACCGCTCAGGACTGAAGATGTTGGTGTGAACAATCTGAAGCAAAGTGGGGCAGAGTCAGTGTCGTCTGCCCCAGGAGGGTGTGAGACAGCTCAGGACTGTGCTAAAGGGACTGAAGGTGGATCTGAAGATGTAAAGAAGAGCGAGGAGACAGTTGCTGCTACAGACCAAAAAGAAGGGAACTGTCAAAGGTCAGATCCAAGCCTGGGTCCAAAACCAGTGGGGTCCGGGAGCAGTATCATTGTCAGTCCTCGACAG AGGGGAAATCCTATCCTGAAGTATGTGAGGAGTGTCCCTTGGGAGTTCGGAGAAGTTGTACCAGACTATGTCTTGGGCCAGACAACTTGTGCGCTCTTCCTCAG TCTGAGGTATCACAATCTCAATCCAAACTACATCCATGAACGTCTGAAGCAGCTTGGACAGACTTTCACCCTGCGAGTGTTGCTGGTACAAGTCGATGTG AAAGATCCTCATCATGCATTGAAGGAGCTGGCTCGCATCTGCATCATGGCTGACTGCACTCTCATCTTGGCTTGGAG TCCAGAGGAAGCCGGGCGTTACCTGGAGACATATAAGTCATATGAAAAGAAACCAGCAGATGCACTGAAGGAGCAGGTTGAAAAGAACTATCTGTCAAAG GTTACAGATTGTCTGACCACTGTGAAGTCTATAAACAAGACCGATGCCATGACCTTACTGTCAACTTTCTCA tCTGTGGATGGAATCATCAATGCCTCTAAGGAAGACTTGGTCCTCTGTCCGGGCCTTGGTCCACAAAAA GCACGGCGACTCTATGATGTGCTGCATAAGCCCTTCCTCAAGTCCAAGACAAAAGACAGCTGA
- the LOC125899186 gene encoding zinc finger protein 708, which produces MLDKASDKDQQTEHCSDCGCRLPEPDFDSTNTSATPKQQRVQKAVSPSKCSSCQAGSSLPNGRRPHRRLRLDPHSCGLCSKTFISSAHLNLHLASHNKERKFRCSTCGKYFHQSSHLMAHKIIHSGDRPFKCPDCGKTFGRASHLKTHRRLHTGEKPFKCTYCDKSFTQKAGLLAHVRLHTGERQYKCEQCGEGFRSLALLLSHKAAEASGQAKPLSPPALNQPQKTQSTLEDLKCGVCCRTFVRSSYIRLHIRLKKGQRPYHCKVCNKTFVKLDTFVNHCDKHLRQKRDKSVVKVVKDKVVKPPLFVPLSRPPSPEPSPTQPSPTEVNTRSRAKAKTKTEP; this is translated from the coding sequence ATGTTGGATAAAGCCAGTGATAAAGACCAACAGACTGAGCATTGCTCAGACTGTGGATGCAGACTACCAGAGCCGGACTTTGATTCAACCAACACTTCAGCCACTCCTAAACAGCAGCGTGTGCAAAAAGCAGTCAGTCCTTCCAAATGCTCATCCTGCCAGGCAGGCAGCAGTCTCCCTAACGGGCGACGTCCACACCGCCGCCTCcgcttggaccctcacagctgcgGCCTGTGCTCCAAAACCTTCATCTCCTCCGCCCACCTGAACCTTCACCTCGCCTCTCACAACAAGGAGAGGAAGTTCAGATGTAGCACCTGTGGCAAGTACTTCCACCAGTCCTCCCACCTGATGGCgcacaagataatccacagcGGGGACAGGCCGTTTAAATGCCCAGATTGTGGTAAGACCTTCGGCCGCGCCTCCCATCTGAAGACCCACCGTCGGCTCCACACAGGCGAGAAGCCCTTCAAGTGCACCTACTGTGACAAGTCGTTCACACAGAAGGCTGGACTCCTGGCACATGTTCGTCTACACACAGGGGAGCGGCAATACAAGTGTGAGCAGTGTGGTGAGGGTTTTCGCTCTTtggcactcctgctctctcacaAGGCTGCGGAGGCATCTGGGCAGGCCAAACCACTGTCACCGCCTGCACTCAACCAGCCTCAGAAGACACAGAGTACCCTGGAGGATCTGAAATGTGGCGTCTGCTGCCGCACCTTTGTACGATCATCATACATCAGGCTGCACATACGCCTCAAAAAAGGACAGCGGCCATATCACTGCAAAGTGTGCAACAAGACCTTTGTCAAGCTGGATACGTTTGTGAACCACTGTGATAAACACCTAAGACAGAAAAGGGATAAAAGTGTGGTAAAGGTGGTTAAAGACAAAGTTGTTAAACCTCCCCTGTTTGTCCCACTCTCCAGGCCTCCTTCTCCTGAACCCTCACCCACTCAGCCGTCACCCACAGAGGTCAACACACGCTCCAGAGCAAAAGCAAAGACTAAGACGGAGCCATGA
- the sona gene encoding serine/arginine repetitive matrix protein 2, translating into MECAVDIPSGEDEAPEKDDMNAKEGNEPPHKKNKKHRKHKSKKKKRKRKGEKESSSESGAESDVEPTPPPRPVRTTRASARLAAAAGLGDQAGQKEEGKKDAITDRADTEGDAKSKKHKRHAAKKKKKKRKKDEKQEKKSPSRSPSESSSASGSESEGEGGKGVGDGKYSPATASDLQEPVSKLLSKSKRGEKPELLGVKKEEISDMDMSQAGGKDSNTNRSEKDMRLPSAGPDEITQTATVKVKTESGLADGTFSHAQELPDIIPKQESSTPRDDPGLKDQANSVQRSGSPSPPRVLDIKRSGSSHSRSPTPSPNRERSDGQRAAAIKERSRTHSRSTSKGKRSTTPLKSHQLSRSQSRSQSPKSRRKSLSPSPKSPKRATRHSRSTSRSLTPRKKVSKSPRKSPKRRRSSLSVSPKRRRSSHSPKKRVSRSPKRGGRRSPSLSRSPRRSRRSESRSRGGTRHSRARSPRRGGAVSRRSRSRSITRNRRSSSRTRRPVRRSRSRSLARRAGGRRSRSRSLSRRRRSPPPRSRRSRSRSVRRSRRTRSRSVVVLKRNRRSRSRTPRKRSKSRSPVRRRSRSPARRNRSPPRSGKRSRSRSLSRRHRSKSHTPIPVKRRSRSPKKSGRRSKSKSVSAGLNRSKSRSRSESSDERSDSSSPARSTSSSPVKEMKPSSPEAEQTDGESGGFTATAGGWKPMPPAAASSSQAGSSSGTLQEQPKRLSPDHNKDQRERTGSSNERDVSRSRSGSREPGTDPDGSDCSEGSDEEEDSSSPVKTVSKRQRSSSGSASPGVQKKQRSRTPTDRRKLSRSTSSPRRSASKSTSRRKQSRSKSPVRKRESVSPSERKKRRSKSRSPARRRRSRSPARRKRSHSKSRTRTRRSKSRSPTRKRRSRSPNPRGRRRSKSTERSKRSKSRSTGRRKRSGDRSRRSRSRSSDRRRRSRSRGRGRRPVFRSRSFDRRDRWKREPSHSPVLILRKQRRSGSRTRRSTSKTPPRLTELDKDQLLEIAKANAAAMCAKAGVPIPESLRPKAILQLPLPTPSPAPLSLPLPLPLPMGMGMPNMPNMPNMGPMGLPNIPGMPSMSNITMSAAMASMTAATMTAALTNMGALAAMPPLAPLPTITNKPPPCLAPPTPTLNLDHIEEAKRKVTQQANIHTIKELTEKCKMIANSKEEMAIAKPHVSDDES; encoded by the exons ATGGAATGTGCAGTGGACATCCCCTCAG GAGAAGATGAGGCACCTGAGAAAGACGACATGAATGCCAAGGAAGGGAATGAGCCACCtcacaagaaaaacaagaagcacagaaaacacaagagcaagaagaagaagaggaagagaaaggggGAAAAGGAGAGCAGTTCAGAATCTGGTGCTGAGTCAGACGTAGAGCCAACACCGCCGCCGAGGCCGGTCAGGACCACCAGAGCCAG TGCCAGActggctgcagctgcaggaCTTGGAGACCAAGCTGGGCAGAAGGAGGAGGGCAAAAAGGATGCAATTACAG ATCgtgcagacacagagggagatgcaaaatctaaaaaacacaaaagacacgctgctaaaaagaagaaaaagaagaggaagaaagatgaaaaacaggaaaagaaatCCCCGTCTCGCTCGCCATCTGAAAGCAGCTCAGCTTCAGGCTCTGAGTCTGAAGGTGAAGGAGGGAAAGGGGTTGGTGATGGCAAGTACTCTCCAGCTACAGCATCTGACCTGCAAGAACCGGTGTCTAAACTGCTTTCAAAAAGCAAACGAGGGGAGAAACCTGAATTGCTTGGAGTGAAGAAAGAGGAGATATCAGATATGGATATGTCCCAGGCTGGAGGAAAGGACAGTAATACCAATCGATCAGAAAAGGATATGAGGTTGCCCTCTGCAGGCCCAGATGAGATAACGCAGACAGCAACAGTTAAGGTTAAGACAGAGAGTGGTCTTGCTGATGGTACATTCAGCCATGCCCAGGAACTCCCTGACATCATCCCTAAACAAGAAAGTTCTACCCCAAGAGACGACCCAGGCCTGAAAGATCAGGCAAATTCAGTTCAGAGATCCGGGTCTCCTTCCCCTCCCAGGGTTTTAGACATTAAAAGGTCTGGCTCAAGTCATAGTCGTTCACCAACACCTAGTCCTAATAGGGAGCGGTCTGATGGGCAAAGAGCAGCAGCAATAAAAGAACGTTCACGAACCCATTCCAGGTCAACCTCAAAGGGAAAACGGTCTACAACTCCTCTGAAGAGTCACCAGCTGTCCCGCTCTCAGTCCCGCTCTCAGTCCCCTAAATCCAGAAGGAAGTCACTCTCCCCGTCCCCAAAGTCTCCCAAGAGAGCTACCCGTCACTCTCGATCCACCTCTCGCTCCCTCACCCCCAGGAAGAAGGTGTCAAAGTCTCCAAGGAAGTCTCCTAAACGTCGGAGGAGTTCATTGTCTGTTTCTCCAAAACGACGCAGAAGTTCTCACTCTCCTAAAAAGAGGGTCTCACGATCCCCTAAACGTGGTGGCCGCAGGTCCCCCTCTCTATCTCGGTCTCCAAGGAGAAGTCGAAGGTCAGAGTCACGATCCCGTGGAGGCACAAGGCACTCCAGGGCCCGCTCACCTAGACGAGGTGGTGCAGTAAGCAGGCGTTCAAGGTCACGGTCCATCACTAGAAACCGTCGCTCAAGCTCTAGAACAAGACGTCCTGTACGTCGCTCCAGGTCGAGGTCGCTGGCAAGACGTGCAGGAGGTAGGCGCTCCAGGAGTCGATCCTTGTCTCGACGTAGGAGGTCTCCACCCCCCAGATCTCGCCGCTCACGCTCCCGGTCAGTCCGCAGGAGCAGGCGGACTCGGTCACGGTCCGTTGTAGTCCTTAAGCGCAACCGGCGCTCCAGATCAAGGACTCCGCGAAAGCGGAGCAAATCCCGCTCGCCAGTGAGAAGGCGCTCCCGTTCCCCTGCCAGGAGAAATCGATCACCACCAAGGTCTGGCAAACGCTCCAGATCTCGCTCGTTATCTCGAAGGCATCGGTCAAAGTCACACACACCAATACCTGTCAAGAGGAGGTCCAGATCTCCTAAAAAGAGTGGAAGAAGGTCAAAGTCTAAATCTGTCTCTGCGGGCTTGAACAGATCTAAGTCTAGGTCCAGGTCTGAGTCAAGTGATGAGAGGTCTGACAGCTCTTCCCCAGCAAGATCCACATCTTCCTCTCCTGTTAAAGAGATGAAGCCTTCCTCTCCTGAGGCAGAGCAGACAGATGGAGAAAGTGGAGGATTTACAGCGACAGCAG GTGGCTGGAAACCCATGCCCCCAGCAGCTGCCTCCAGTTCTCAAGCCGGGAGCTCCTCAGGTACGTTGCAGGAGCAACCTAAAAGACTTTCTCCAGACCATAACAAGGACCAGAGGGAGCGTACAGGCTCCTCCAATGAACGGGATGTTTCCAGGTCCAGGTCTGGTTCCAGAGAACCTGGCACGGACCCAGATGGGTCCGATTGTTCCGAAGGCTCAGATGAAGAAGAGGATTCTTCCTCTCCAGTTAAAACAGTATCTAAACGCCAGAGAAGCTCCTCAGGTTCAGCATCTCCGGGGGTGCAGAAGAAGCAGCGGTCACGCACACCTACGGATCGCAGGAAACTTTCACGCTCAACTTCTTCACCTCGACGATCAGCATCCAAGTCTACATCCAGAAGGAAGCAGTCTAG GTCCAAGTCTCCTGTGAGGAAAAGAGAGTCCGTCTCCCcatcagaaagaaagaaacgaCGGTCTAAATCTCGGAGTCCTGCCCGGAGGCGCAGGTCACGCTCCCCCGCGCGGCGTAAGCGATCACACTCCAAGTCACGAACCAGAACCCGCCGATCCAAGTCCCGCTCTCCAACCCGAAAGAGGCGGTCCCGCTCACCCAACCCCCGTGGAAGGAGGAGGTCCAAGTCCACAGAGAGAAGCAAGCGATCTAAGAGCCGTTCCACAGGACGGAGGAAAAGGTCAGGAGACAGAAGCAGGCGATCAAGGTCTCGTTCTTCCGACCGCAGACGCAGGTCTAGGTCAAGAGGTCGGGGAAGGCGCCCTGTGTTTCGCAGTCGTTCATTTGATAGGCGAGACCGTTGGAAAAGGGAACCTAGCCACTCTCCAGTTCTCATTCTACGCAAACAGCGCCGCTCAGGGTCCCGGACACGGCGCAGCACCAGCAAGACTCCTCCACGGCTCACTGAACTGG aTAAGGACCAGTTACTGGAGATAGCCAAAGCTAATGCTGCTGCCATGTGCGCTAAGGCAGGGGTGCCCATTCCTGAGAGTCTTCGGCCGAAAGCCATCCTCCAGCTCCCTCTGCCCACTCCATCTCCTGCCCCCCTGTCCTTACCTCTACCTTTACCTCTCCCAATGGGCATGGGGATGCCCAACATGCCGAATATGCCCAACATGGGTCCAATGGGGCTCCCCAATATTCCAGGAATGCCCAGCATGTCAAACATCACCATGAGTGCTGCTATGGCGAGTATGACAGCAGCTACTATGACAGCTGCCTTGACCAACATGGGTGCTCTGGCGGCCATGCCTCCCCTTGCCCCGCTTCCGACCATCACTAACAAGCCTCCCCCATGTCTCGCGCCCCCAACGCCAACCCTTAACCTGGACCACATCGAGGAGGCAAAGAGGAAGGTCACTCAGCAAGCTAACATACACACCATCAAGGAGCTTACCGAG aaGTGTAAGATGATTGCAAATAGCAAGGAGGAGATGGCCATTGCTAAACCCCATGTCTCAGATGATGAAAGCTAA
- the prmt2 gene encoding protein arginine N-methyltransferase 2 has product MKSFNLCRTEKQTVGESKQPSDMQTEREDEDDASVEEYVALSSFTGSGSDQLSFSRGDRLRVHAKPSSEWWWAELRGVIGYVPASYLRHEEEEEEEEEEEEGTSLEDPWQDEEYFGSYGTLRLHLEMLSDKSRTEAYRQVILGNSASLRNKVVMDLGCGTGIISLFCAQLAQPSEVYAVEASSMAEYTRQLVKQNGCEEVVTVLQGRAEEIELPEQVDILVSEWMGNCLLFEFMVESVLLARDRWLKEGGVMWPSSAALTLVPCQANSYYAEKMAFWEQPYGLDFTPLQPLAQQEFFTKPKFSHLVEPDDCLATPGDVLCLDMYTLQVKDLEEIKGQFHYCVEKSGVFHGFTAWFTVHFESLETGGATVELNTGPFSEPTHWKQTLFMLDRPLSVYTGDSISGSILLRRNPVWRRHMTVTLHWSINSSTGETDKCQVGTKSFPMWR; this is encoded by the exons ATGAAAAGCTTTAATTTGTGTCGTACAGAGAAGCAAACAGTGGGCGAGTCGAAACAACCGTCAgacatgcagacagagagagaggatgaggatgatgcATCGGTTGAAGAGTATGTTGCCCTGTCTAGTTTCACTGGAAGTGGCAGCGACCAG CTTAGTTTCAGCAGAGGTGACAGACTGCGCGTGCACGCCAAGCCTTCATCAGAGTGGTGGTGGGCAGAGCTCCGTGGAGTCATAGGTTATGTCCCTGCCAGCTACCTGCgccatgaggaggaggaggaggaggaggaggaggaggaggagggcaccTCCCTGGAGGACCCATGGCAAGATGAAGAGTACTTTGGCAGTTATGGGACACTG AGGCTTCACTTGGAGATGCTGTCAGATAAGAGCCGCACTGAGGCGTACCGGCAGGTTATTCTCGGCAACAGCGCCTCTCTAAGGAATAAGGTGGTGATGGACCTCGGCTGCGGGACTGGCATCATCAGCCTGTTCTGCGCTCAGCTGGCACAGCCCTCAGAG GTGTATGCTGTGGAGGCGAGCTCCATGGCCGAGTACACCAGACAGCTGGTGAAGCAGAATGGCTGCGAGGAGGTGGTCACGGTGCTCCAGGGACGAGCTGAGGAGATTGAGCTACCCGAGCAGGTGGACATCCTGGTGTCAGAGTGGATGGGAAACTGCCTGCTG TTTGAGTTCATGGTGGAGTCAGTCCTGCTGGCCAGGGACCGTTGGCTTAAGGAAGGCGGCGTGATGTGGCCCTCATCTGCGGCCCTCACCTTGGTGCCATGTCAGGCCAACAGCTATTATGCAGAGAAGATGGCCTTCTGGGAGCAGCCCTATGGTCTGGACTTCACTCCTCTTCA GCCTTTGGCTCAGCAGGAGTTCTTCACCAAGCCCAAGTTCAGCCACCTGGTTGAGCCCGATGACTGCCTCGCCACTCCCGGTGATGTCCTGTGCCTTGACATGTACACTCTGCAGGTCAAAGATCTGGAg GAAATAAAGGGTCAGTTTCATTATTGTGTGGAGAAGTCTGGTGTTTTCCATGGATTCACCGCCTGGTTCACTGTTCATTTCGAGAGCCTGGAGACAGGAGGCGCAACAGTGGAGCTTAACACCGGACCTTTCTCTGA GCCAACACACTGGAAGCAGACTCTGTTCATGCTGGACAGGCCACTTAGTGTGTATACTGGAGACTCCATCAGTGGAAGCATTCTCCTGCGCAGGAACCCCGTCTGGAGACGCCACATGACCGTTACCCTGCACTGGAGCATTAACAGCAGCACAGGGGAAACAGACAAATGCCAG GTTGGGACAAAGAGTTTCCCCATGTGGAGGTGA